A single region of the Lysinibacillus sp. B2A1 genome encodes:
- a CDS encoding cytochrome c oxidase assembly protein, whose protein sequence is MKKKSTMLVLILALSSILAACGSYKFEPEMNIEVQDFSVTNQHNEKVNLENFKDKPWLAMFIFTNCNTICPPMTFNMTEVQKALKDKGLEDYQIVAFSVDPEVDKPDVLTNYLKTYSVPDESKWQLLTGYDQKFIEQFAMKSFNSHVKNDPNSDQVIHMGRYYLVNADGTVVKDYDGTTDVPVDTIVADIKALTK, encoded by the coding sequence ATGAAAAAGAAAAGTACAATGCTTGTATTGATACTAGCATTAAGTAGCATTTTAGCTGCTTGCGGTAGCTATAAATTTGAGCCAGAAATGAATATAGAGGTACAGGATTTTTCGGTAACAAATCAACACAATGAAAAGGTTAATCTAGAGAATTTTAAAGACAAGCCATGGCTGGCGATGTTTATTTTTACAAACTGTAATACCATATGTCCACCAATGACGTTTAATATGACAGAGGTCCAAAAAGCGCTAAAGGATAAAGGCTTGGAAGACTATCAAATTGTAGCTTTTAGCGTTGATCCAGAAGTTGATAAACCAGACGTTTTAACGAATTATTTAAAAACGTATTCAGTCCCGGATGAAAGCAAATGGCAGCTATTAACTGGCTATGATCAAAAGTTTATTGAACAGTTTGCAATGAAATCGTTTAATTCACACGTAAAAAATGATCCAAATTCTGACCAAGTTATACATATGGGAAGATACTACTTAGTCAATGCTGATGGTACAGTTGTTAAAGATTATGATGGCACAACAGATGTACCAGTTGATACAATTGTGGCGGACATAAAGGCTTTAACAAAATAA